A part of Liolophura sinensis isolate JHLJ2023 chromosome 1, CUHK_Ljap_v2, whole genome shotgun sequence genomic DNA contains:
- the LOC135481893 gene encoding C-type lectin mannose-binding isoform-like produces MTPTALLALIVLVMPSPIWTHSRGIHLSCPQDGWNLLDGSCVKLLKDHIQGWKAAQSFCQSVGARLVRLDDHWMTQMAGELAEVSNFWIGFSTNSQKQSTWADNSVSSPSVGFWSDGFPYPAEDKCVYVTNSSGLYLWSEGSCDLLMNYMCQRSACSQGSFHCSRDACINEKWVCDGVDDCRDYSDELGCSSRCSYHQKGSVGTITQGDLSQDICYWLIEGPMGSNIKLNVRTHLHSSV; encoded by the exons GGTATCCACCTTAGCTGTCCACAGGATG GTTGGAACCTCTTGGATGGCTCCTGTGTCAAGTTGCTGAAGGATCATATACAGGGATGGAAAGCAGCCCAGTCCTTCTGTCAAAG TGTTGGAGCACGTCTGGTCAGGCTGGATGACCATTGGATGACACAGATGGCTGGAGAGCTGGCCGAAGTCTCCAACTTTTGGATTG GATTCAGCACAAATTCACAGAAGCAGTCCACATGGGCAGATAACTCTGTCAGCTCTCCGTCTGTGGGCTTTTGGTCAGATGGGTTTCCTTACCCTGCTGAAGACAAGTGTGTCTATGTGACAAATTCATCCGGGTTGTATTTGTGGAGTGAGGGGTCCTGTGATTTACTGATGAACTACATGTGTCAGCGCTCTGCCTGCTCACAAG GTTCATTTCACTGTAGCAGAGACGCCTGTATTAATGAGAAGTGGGTGTGCGATGGGGTTGATGACTGCAGGGATTACTCAGATGAACTTGGATGCA gTTCAAGATGTTCATATCATCAGAAAGGCTCTGTGGGAACCATCACACAGGGTGACCTGTCACAGGACATCTGCTATTGGTTAATTGAGGGACCAATGGGATCTAACATCAAGCTCAATGTACGCACTCACCTGCATTCCAGTGTCTGA
- the LOC135464025 gene encoding uncharacterized protein LOC135464025, with amino-acid sequence MCPDLSVSPDFSLGDLLIFAGGRTEASSKLLSRVPPGSIPREIWSASNLVFIKYNKGSQISFITAEWMAISVEEGKSGPFLQSLTAGSVASSMSVHGTGVALGGQEFVWVMTAEAPRKLVTIVFEDFQLVDGDLVEVIDGNMLEAPVLVHYPSSITQPHVITSTGKNVLVHLKTGVYSPARKFRFSYKQGCDVMLTSHSGIITSLATLFATILHSRDVDTTSGHPQMLPLIWRRKN; translated from the exons atgtGTCCAG ATCTCTCGGTAAGCCCTGATTTTAGCCTGGGTGATTTGCTAATATTTGCTGGTGGAAGGACAGAGGCCTCCTCCAAACTGCTGTCCAGAGTACCCCCTGGCTCCATCCCCCGTGAGATCTGGAGTGCTAGTAATCTTGTGTTCATCAAATACAACAAAGGATCACAGATCTCTTTTATTACGGCTGAGTGGATGGCTA TTAGTGTGGAGGAAGGGAAGTCTGGTCCATTCTTACAGAGCTTAACGGCAGGTTCAGTAGCCTCCAGTATGTCAGTTCATGGGACAGGTGTAGCTCTGGGTGGTCAGGAATTTGTCTGGGTGATGACAGCTGAAGCACCCCGTAAACTGGTTACCATAGTG TTTGAGGATTTCCAGTTAGTTGATGGTGATCTAGTTGAAGTGATTGACGGTAATATGCTGGAGGCCCCAGTCCTGGTCCACTACCCCTCCAGCATAACACAGCCGCATGTCATAACATCAACTGGGAAAAATGTACTGGTGCATCTTAAAACTGGAGTCTATTCTCCAGCCCGAAAATTTAGGTTTTCCTACAAACAAG GATGTGATGTTATGCTGACATCTCACTCTGGCATCATTACCTCCCTGGCAACTTTGTTCGCAACTATCCTGCATTCCAGAGATGTAGATACTACATCAGGCCACCCACAAATGTTACCCTTAATTTGGAGAAGGAAGAATTGA